One Rhinolophus sinicus isolate RSC01 linkage group LG06, ASM3656204v1, whole genome shotgun sequence DNA window includes the following coding sequences:
- the KCNC1 gene encoding voltage-gated potassium channel KCNC1 isoform X2 — translation MGQGDESERIVINVGGTRHQTYRSTLRTLPGTRLAWLAEPDAHSHFDYDPRADEFFFDRHPGVFAHILNYYRTGKLHCPADVCGPLYEEELAFWGIDETDVEPCCWMTYRQHRDAEEALDSFGGAPLDNSADDADADGPGDSGDGEDELEMTKRLALSDSPDGRPGSFWRRWQPRIWALFEDPYSSRYARYVAFASLFFILVSITTFCLETHERFNPIVNKTEIENVRNGTQVRYYREAETEAFLTYIEGVCVVWFTFEFLMRVIFCPNKVEFIKNSLNIIDFVAILPFYLEVGLSGLSSKAAKDVLGFLRVVRFVRILRIFKLTRHFVGLRVLGHTLRASTNEFLLLIIFLALGVLIFATMIYYAERIGAQPNDPSASEHTHFKNIPIGFWWAVVTMTTLGYGDMYPQTWSGMLVGALCALAGVLTIAMPVPVIVNNFGMYYSLAMAKQKLPKKKKKHIPRPPQLGSPNYCKSVVNSPHHSTQSDTCPLAQEEILEINRADCPQLARDFFPEPPAGQSPWG, via the exons ATGGGCCAAGGGGACGAGAGCGAGCGCATCGTGATCAACGTGGGCGGCACGCGCCACCAGACGTACCGCTCGACGCTGCGCACACTGCCCGGCACGCGGCTCGCCTGGCTGGCGGAGCCCGACGCCCACAGCCATTTCGACTATGACCCCCGCGCGGATGAGTTCTTTTTCGACCGCCACCCTGGCGTCTTCGCACACATCCTGAACTACTACCGCACGGGTAAGCTGCACTGCCCGGCCGACGTGTGCGGGCCGCTCTACGAGGAGGAGCTGGCCTTCTGGGGCATCGACGAGACCGACGTGGAGCCCTGCTGTTGGATGACTTACCGCCAGCACCGCGACGCCGAGGAGGCGCTCGACAGCTTTGGCGGCGCACCCCTGGACAACAGCGCTGACGACGCGGACGCCGACGGCCCTGGCGACTCAGGCGACGGCGAGGACGAGCTGGAGATGACCAAGCGCCTGGCGCTCAGCGACTCCCCTGACGGCCGGCCAGGCAGCTTCTGGCGCCGCTGGCAGCCACGAATCTGGGCGCTTTTCGAGGACCCCTACTCATCCCGCTATGCGCGG TATGTGGCCTTTGCCTCCCTCTTCTTCATCCTGGTCTCCATCACCACCTTCTGCCTGGAGACCCATGAGCGCTTCAACCCCATTGTGAACAAGACGGAAATCGAGAATGTCCGGAATGGCACGCAAGTGCGCTACTACCGGGAAGCAGAGACGGAGGCCTTTCTCACCTACATCGAGGGTGTCTGCGTGGTCTGGTTCACCTTCGAGTTCCTCATGCGTGTCATCTTCTGCCCCAACAAGGTGGAGTTCATCAAGAACTCGCTCAACATCATTGACTTCGTGGCCATCCTGCCCTTCTACCTGGAGGTGGGCCTAAGCGGCCTGTCCTCCAAGGCCGCCAAGGACGTCCTGGGCTTCCTGCGCGTGGTGCGCTTCGTGCGGATCCTGCGCATCTTCAAGCTCACGCGCCACTTTGTGGGCCTGCGCGTCCTGGGCCACACGCTGCGCGCCAGCACCAACGAGTTCTTACTGCTCATCATCTTCCTGGCCCTGGGCGTCCTGATCTTCGCCACCATGATCTACTACGCCGAGAGGATAGGGGCACAGCCCAATGACCCCAGCGCCAGTGAGCACACCCACTTTAAGAACATCCCCATCGGCTTCTGGTGGGCCGTGGTCACCATGACGACGCTGGGCTACGGAGACATGTACCCGCAGACGTGGTCCGGCATGCTGGTGGGGGCGCTGTGTGCGCTGGCGGGCGTGCTGACCATCGCCATGCCCGTGCCCGTCATCGTGAACAATTTCGGGATGTATTACTCCTTAGCCATGGCTAAGCAGAAActaccaaagaaaaaaaagaagcatattCCGCGGCCACCGCAGCTGGGATCTCCCAATTATTGTAAATCTGTCGTAAACTCTCCACACCACAGTACTCAGAGTGACACATGCCCGCTGGCCCaggaagaaattttagaaattaacagAGCAG ACTGTCCCCAGTTAGCTCGGGACTTTTTCCCTGAACCCCCAGCTGGGCAGTCCCCTTGGGGGTAA